The Arthrobacter sp. D5-1 genome segment AAGCGATGGTTTCGCCGGCAGCCACCGGAGTCCACCCCTTCTTGCGCATCTTGGCCCAAATGCCACTGCGGACCATGAGGTCGAAGCGGCCAAGGTCCATCAGCGAAAAGTACATGCCGTTGTTGACGTGCAAGGCAATGTCGATGTCCGTCGGCAGCACTTTCAGGGGAAGGGAGGACTCCTCCCAGACACCCAGGGGCGAGCGCTTGGAGGAAGTGAAGAGCAGCATGAGGGTGCGAAGAAGCAGATGCATGCCCACAATGTTACCCGCGGGTAACTTCCGGCGAAAGGCGTGGACCGCATGATGGACAGGCCGGTAGTCCATAACCTGCTTTATGTCCAACGTTTGCACTAACGTTTACCGCTGGTTCATCAAAGCCATGCAGAATATCTGAAACTCATCTGATGAATGACCATACAAGGGGGACCCTTTGAGCACGCTGCAAACCACCAGGCCACAGGGCCAGGTCTGGCCCGAACTTTCACGCCACCAGAACGTTGTCCTCCAGGACGCCCGCGGCAACCGCATTGAGGGAACCATCGACGGCATGACCGAGGACCGCAGCACGCTGTGGATCCAGCTCAAAGGCGGCCTCGGCAGGCAGTTGATCCACCACCTCGACGGATACTGGCTGGAGACGCCCGCTGCCTGAGGCGTCCGGTCCAGGCTCATCCTGCACGGGCTCCTCCGTTAGTCCCGTCCGGGCTGCGGTGCCTGCGGTGGCTAGTATTCCCCTATGACACAAGCGCGATACCGGGACCTGGTGGAATGGCCCCTCATGGCCACGGCACTGATTTTCCTCACTGCCTATGCCTGGCAGGTCATCGGCCGGGTGGACGGTGCCGCGGCAGTGCCGTTCGAGGTTGTCCTCTGGATTACCTGGGGCATCTTCGCGCTGGACTACTTCGTCAACCTGTGGCTTGCCGAAGACAGGATGCGGTGGTTCCTCTGGAACCTGCACGAACTCCTGATTGTGGTGCTCCCCTTCTTCCGGCCCTTGCGGCTGCTGCGGTTGGTCACTTTGCTCTCCGTTCTCCAGCGCACCGTGGGCGAAACTTTGCGCGGGCGGGTTGCCACCTACGTGGCAGGAGCGGCCGCGATGCTCATCCTCATCGGCGCACTGGCCGTACTGGATGTCGAGCAGAACGACCCCGCCGCCAAGATCCTCAACTTCGGTGACGCTGCCTGGTGGGCCGTCACCACCATCACCACCGTGGGCTACGGAGACCTGTATCCCGTGACCCCCATTGGAAGGATCGTGGCCGCGGCCCTCATGATGAGCGGCATCGCGGTGCTGGGTATTGTCACAGCATCCATCGCTTCCTGGCTGGTTCAACGGATTGAGGAGAACGCGGAGGGCGTGGCAGCGGCAGCCGAAGAGAAGGCGGTCGCCGCCGAGGAACCCGTTCGCGCGGAGATGGCTGACCTGGTGACCGAGATCGCAGCCCTGCGGATGGAGATCGCCGAACTCCGGGAAGCCACGGCGGTCCGGCAAACCACGGAATTCGGGCGGGAGCGCGAGGTCTAGGCGCGGCGTCCCGCGCGAACACGTACCGTCACCACCTACTTTGACAGCCCGGATGCCATGACACGCACTGGGTTACCGCGAGTCGCCGGGTAAGTGCGATCAAAGGTGGTGGTGGCGGCACGGCGAACCTGTGCTCGTTCGGATCCCATGCCGCGCACGGTCGAGCAAGGCGGCCAACAGCCCGATCACCCGGCAGGGATCCGGCGGCGGGAACTCGCTGGACACACAAAAAAATCCCCGGAACCAGTGGTTCCGGGGATTTTCCTTGGGTGGCAGATGAGGGATTCGAACCCCCGTAGGCGTTGCCAGCTGATTTACAGTCAGCCCCCTTTGGCCGCTCGGGTAATCTGCCGAACTTCAAAAGAAGATCACTTCCGGAGACCATTTCTTTCGATCCGGTAACCGAAGGCAGAGACAACCTTACAGAACTTTCTGCGAAGAATCTAATCGAGGACAGGCGCCCTGGATTTCGCGGTATTTCAGGCTTCGCCGAGGATCCTGCCAGCCAGTTTCGCTTCGAACTTTTCAGCCTGCTCGGCGGTGATCTGGTTGAGCTGCACGGCCCGCAGCAGGTCAGCGTGCACTCCGTCCATGCGTGAGGTGGCGTCGGGAACAGGGCTCAGGACGATCGATGCCGCAACCGCCGCTGCCGCCACTGCACTGGCTGCGGCAACTGCTGCCGTGCCAAGGGAGCCAGCCGCTGCAGTAGCGGATTTACTGATGGACTGGACGGCCTTGCTGCTCATGCTGATCCTCCACTATGCGTTCTTCCAACTGGTACAACTCTCAACCCGCAGCCTCAGTTCCAACCTTGCATGTGCTGTGAGCGAACTGTGAATGCGCTCCACCGCCCCAAGCAGCACCTTCCGTACTAGGCTGGATGCCAGACCAACCCGCCCTCACAGGGCCCCCAACCTAAGGAGAGTCATGGCAGGCGAATCCACATTCGACGTCGTCAGCAAGGTAGACAAGCAAGAGGTCGCCAACGCGCTGAACCAGTCCCAGAAGGAAATCGCGCAGCGATATGATTTCAAGGGTGTTGGCGCGGAGATCGACTTCAGCGGCGAGAAGATCCTCATGAAGGCCAATTCCGAGGACCGGGTGCTTGCTGTCCTGGATGTTTTCCAGTCCAAGCTGATCAAGCGCGGCATCTCGCTGAAGTCCCTGGACCAGGGCGAGCCCTTCCCCTCCGGCAAGGAATTCCGCCTGGAGTGCACCATCAAGGAGGGCATTGCCCAGGACATCGCCAAGAAGATCAACAAGATCATCCGCGATGAAGCCCCCAAGTCCGTCAAGTCCCAGATCCAGGGCGACGAACTCCGCGTGACCTCCAAGTCCCGTGACGACCTTCAGGAAACCATGAACATCCTGAAGAAGTTCGAAGAGGCCGACCTGCAGTTCGTGAACTTCCGCAGCTAGTCGCACACCGTTCGAAAAGCCGGGATGCAGGCCCACCAAGGGGTCCGCATCCCGGCTTTTTGCTGCCCGGGAATACGGACAACACCAAGACCACGGGCGCCACGGATGGTCCCATCCAGGTCAGTCCGGCAAGGTGGCTTCATCGGCGAGGGGCTGTTCGCGTAGTCCGGGCGTGACCGGTTCACTGTGAACCTAGGAAAGCGGGCGGCCGGCCATCTGTTCCAAGCGGCTGATCCGTTCATTCATCGGCGGGTGGGTGGAGAACATGCGGCGCATGCCGCCGCCCCGGAACGGGTTGGCAATCATCAAGTGCGACGCGTTGACGAGCTTCTGGTCCTGCGGGAGCGGCAGCTGGGTGACGCCGGACTCGATCTTGCGCAGGGCTGAGGCGAGTGCCAGCGGATCGCCGGTGAGCTCGGCACCGTCCTCATCGGCGTCGTACTCCCGCGTGCGGGAGATGGCCATCTGGATGAGCGAAGCCGCGAACGGAGCCAGCAACGCCATGGCGATGGTGGCCAGCGGGTTGGCGTTGCGCCGGTCCCCGCTGCCGAAGATCAGCAGCATCTGCCCCACGGACGTAATGACTCCGGCCACTGCAGCAGCCACCGACGAGGTCAGGATGTCGCGGTTGTACACGTGCATCAGTTCATGCCCCAGCACTCCCCGGAGTTCCCGGGCATCCAGGAGGTGCAGGATCCCTTCGGTGCAGCACACGGCGGCGTTCTTGGGGTTGCGGCCGGTGGCAAAGGCGTTGGGGGTCATGGTGGGCGACAGGTAGATCCGCGGCATTGGCTTGTTGGCCCTGACGGAAAGCTCCCGAACGATCTGGTACAGATGAGGAGCCTGGGACTCAGTGACCGGGTAGGCGGCCATGGACCGGATGGCGATCTTGTCGCTGTTCCAGTATCCGTAGGCGGTGGTGCCGACGCCGATCAACGCCATGATCCAGATGGGCGTGGTGCTGCGCGTGCCCGCTGCGATGAGGGCGCCCAAACCCAACAACACCGCCCACAGCACGCCGAACAGTGCCGCCGTCTTGAGTCCATTGTTGTGTTTGTGCACGGTGGTTCTTGCCTCTTCCTTCGGCTCCAGCAGGGGTTCTGTACGGATTAACGCCGACGCCGGTCGTCATGTTCCGATCCCAGCCTACGGCGGCGGCGTGGACGGCAGTGCTAGGGCACCGGGTGTTTGGCGTCGTAGGCAACGAACCCGGGCTGAAAGCGCGAAGCCAGCCACGCCAGGACGATGCAGAGGAGTCCACCTATCAGCAACACTCCGCCCTCGCTGAGGAACTGTGTGACACCTCCGGCCAGCATGTCCCCCACCCTCGGTCCCCCCGCCACCACCACGATGAACACGCCCTGCAGCCGGCCGCGCAGATGATCCGGGGTGGCCGACTGGAGGATGGTGGTGCGGAAGACGGCGCTGACGGAGTCTGAAATACCGGCAAGGGCACAGCACAGGGCTGCCGGAATCAGCCACGGCGTAACTCCATCGCGTCCCGAGTCCCCCGCCAGCAGTACCACCAGCCCGAAGCCCGCAATGGAGGCTCCCCAACCCACCACGGACCACACGACAGCGCTGCCCTGCCGCCGCACCCGGCCCAGTGGCCCGGAAAACAGGCCTGCGAGGAAGGCACCCACAGCCGTGGACGCAAGCAGCACACCCACCGTGGTTTCACCTCCGCCGATCATGACCGCACCGATGGCCGGCATGAGGGCACGGGGTTGGGCGCAGATCATGGCGATGAGGTCGATGATGAAGGTCATGCGGACGTTGGGGCGGGTACCCAGGAAGCGGAACCCTTCCACCACTGATCGCAGCCCCGGCCGCACAGCGTCCTTGGACGGCGGCAAGGGCGGGAGCTTGAAGAGGCCCCAGAGGGCGAACGTGAAGCTGATGACATCGATCGTGTAGGTCCAGCCGAAGCCGATGGTGGCCACCAGAACGCCTGCCAGGAGTGGTCCGGCAGTCATGGACAGGCCGAACGTCAACATGCTCAGTGCGTTGGCTGCAGGGAGCAGGTCCTTACGGACCAGCAACGGAATGATGGCGCTGCGGGCGGGGCCGTTGATGCCTTGCGCTCCACTTTGGATGGCCACCAGTGCGTAGAGTATCCAAATGTTGCCGATCTCCAGCCATGCCTGCAAGGCAAGCCCCGCAGTGGTCGCCCAGAGCACAAGGGAGGCGATGATGGCCACTTTGCGGCGATCATAGGCGTCCGAGATGGACCCGCCGTAGAGTCCGGCGATCACCAACGGGACCAGCGCGAAGATGCCCAGCAGTCCCACGTAGAAGCTCTCCTGGGTGAGCCGGTAGACCTCCAGGCTGACCGCCACCAACGTCAGTTGGGTACCGATGGCAGCCACCGATGCGCCCAGCCAGAGCCGCCGGAAAGCCGGGCTCTCCTTCAACGGGGTGATGTCTGCCAGTAGTTTCGCCACCGTCCTACCTTAACGACCGTTGCGGCGGCTGCCCCGCACCCTCCCGCCTGCGGGCACCGCTTGGTAGGCTCACCCGGGGGAAGGAGTTGACATGGTCACATCGCGACGATTGCTGTACCGTTCGGCTTTTTGGGAGATCGCCAGGCCACGTCACCCCCTTACTGCCGGGCATGTCGTCATCCGGTTGTCGGATCCCGCAACAGAGTTTGCACACCCCTCGGCCACGGACTGGCTTTTCTGCCACGGCCTGGTCCGTGCCGCCTTGGCCGACGTCCTTGGTGCCACCCGCTGCGCCATCATGTTTGCTTACCAATGGCATCCCCTGGGCTCAGCCATTGGAGAGCCTGTAGCGGAATCGTCAACGCCGACATTCCACCTCTTCAGCCGGTGGGACGGAGAAACCACGACGCCGGGACACCAGCTTTCGCTTCCGGCGCACCGACGGGCTGGCGAGACGGACCACGATCTGGAAGCCACCGATGCTGCCCTGCGCGAGGCGCTCAGGCTGGCCGTACCGGAAACCATGGTGGGATCCGACGCTACGGTGCGTGCCGGCGTCGAGCCTCTTTCAGGGCCGGAACCGCTGGTCCGGGCTGTGGACGCGGGTCCCCGCCATACGATCCTCGAACCCGTCAGGAACGTGGCGGCCATCAGCGAGGTCAGGCCGGTCGAGTTACTGGCGATGGGTGCAGCCCTGACCGCACTCCCCCGGACTGGCGGCTTCAGCGGTGTCAGTTGCGTGGCCCTGGAAGGAGCGGGCACAAGTGCCCCTGTTCGGGTCCATGCAGTCCGCAGATCGGCAGCCGAAGACCACAATCCCCTGGAAGATCTGTTCAATTCACCGGAAGTTAGCCTTGCCTTATTGTGAACTCCTCAAAATAAGTGTTTCAATGAATGCATGACAGATCACACAGCCGAGCAAGCAGAATGGGCAGCTGCCCTGCATGCCCACGGCCGGCGTGTGACCAAACAGCGGCTGGCAGTGCTCGCCGCGGTCCAGCACCATCCGCACTCTCCGGCTGAAGGCATCCTTGCCGCTGCCCGCAAAGAGCTTCCTGAACTGACGGCGCAGTCCGTTTACGTGGTTCTCAGCGACCTGACGGACCTGCAGATGTTGCGACGCTTTGAGCCTCCGCACTCCCCGGCCCTTTACGAGACCCGGGTGGGCGACAACCACCACCACGCCGTCTGCATCAGTTGCGGCAAAGTGGAGGACGTCGATTGCGCCGTGGGACACGCACCGTGCCTCACCCCGCACTGGGATGAGAACTCCAAGCCCATGACCATCCAGATCGCAGACGTCCTGTACCAGGGCATCTGCCAGGACTGCCAGTCCAAACAACAGCTTCCCGTAACTTCCGTAACTCAGAAATAAGAAAAAGGAGAACAATGACTGCCATTTCAACTACCCAGTCAGGTGCCCCCGTTACCTCCGACGCGCACTCCAAGTCCGTCGGCGCTGACGGTGCCATCATCCTCACCGACCACTACCTGGTGGAAAAGCTTGCACAGTTCAACCGCGAGCGGGTCCCGGAGCGTGTAGTGCACGCCAAGGGTGGCGGCGCATTTGGTACGTTCAAGACCACCTCGGACGTTTCGGCCTACACCAAGGCAGCCTTCCTCCAGCCGGGCGTCGAGACGGACATGCTGATCCGTTTCTCCTCCGTCGCCGGCGAGAACGGTTCTCCCGATACCTGGCGTGACCCCCGCGGTTTCGCCGTGAAGTTCTACACCTCCGAGGGCAACTACGACCTCGTTGGCAACAACACCCCCGTCTTCTTCATCCGCGACGGCATCAAGTTCCCTGACTTCATCCACTCCCAGAAGCGCCTCCCGGGCAGCCACCTGCGTGACGCTGACATGCAGTGGGACTTCTGGACCCTCTCCCCCGAGTCCGCCCACCAGGTCACCTGGCTCATGGGCGACCGCGGCCTCCCGGCTTCCTGGCGTGAAATGCAGGGCTACGGCTCGCACACCTACCAGTGGATCAACGCCGCCGGCGAGCGCTTCTGGGTCAAGTACCACTTCAAGTCCAACCAGGGCGTCAAGACCATCACCGGCGACCAGGCTGAGCAGCTTGCCGGTTCGGATGCGGACTTCTACATCCGCGACCTCCAGGAAAACATCGACGCCGGCAACTTCCCCTCCTGGGAACTGCACGTCCAGGTCATGCCGTACGAGGACGCCAAGACGTACCGCTTCAACCCGTTCGACCTCACCAAGGTCTGGCCGCACTCGGACTACCCGCTGATCCACGTGGGCACCATGGAGCTGAACAAGAACCCGGAAAACTACTTCGCGCAGATCGAGCAGGCCACCTTCGCGCCGTCGAACTTCGTACCGGGCATTGCCGCTTCCCCGGACAAGATGCTGCAGGCCCGCATCTTCTCCTACGCAGACGCACACCGTTACCGCGTTGGCACCAACCACGCACAGATCCCGGTGAACCAGCCCAAGAACCAGGTCAACAACTACAGCCAGGACGGCCAGGGTCGTTACCTGTTCAACTCCCCGTCCACCCCGGTGTACGCACCGAACTCCGTTGGTGGCCCGGCTGCTGTTGAGCCGACGTCGCCCGCCGGTGGCTGGGAGAACGACGGCGAGCTCACCCTCTCCGCCCACACCCTGCACGCTGAGGACGACGACTTCGGCCAGGCCGGTACCTTGTACCGCGAGGTCTACGATGACGCTGCCAAGGCCCGCCTCCTGGACACCATCACCGGTGCTGTTGGCGGCGTGAAGAACGCTGACATCAAGGAACGCGCCATCCAGTACTGGACCAACGTTGACTCCGATCTTGGCGCCAAGCTCCGCGCCAACCTCGGTGCAGGTCAGACCGAGTCCGACGCCGAAGCAGCCAACAAGCTCTAAGCGTCTTCGCTCTCCAGCATTTCCTGGAACACCCCGTCGCGGATCTTCTCCGCGGCGGGGTGTTCTTTTTGTTTTTCCACATAGCCTTCTTTGGCTATGGCTGGGCGGGTATCGCCGTCCCTAGGATCCTTCTATGACCACATTCGAAGGCATCCCTACCGCCGCATTCCGTTTCTACGCCGAGCTCGAAGAGAACAACAACCGTGAGTGGTGGCTTGAACACAAAACCACGTACGACGCCGAGGTCAAAGAGCCGCTGACAGTTCTCCTTTCAGAGTTGGAGCCGCAGTTCGGGCCAGCCAAGATCTTTCGTCCCAACCGCGATATCCGGTTCTCCCAGGACAAGTCTCCGTACAAGACAGCGCAAGGGGCCTTTGCAGCTACTCAGGAAGGTGTTGGCTTCTACGTCCAGATCAGCGCCGATGGCCTGCTGATCGGCGGGGGCTACCACTCGCACACTCCGGCGCAGCTGGCCCGTTTCCGGGCGGCAGTGGATGCTCCTGACAGTGGGTTGGAACTGCAGGAGATCGTCGGTGCTGTGGCCGCCGCCGGCTTCGCCATCGAAGGCGAGAAGCTGAAGACTGTCCCGCGGGGATTCGACAAGGATCATCCGCGCGGAGAGCTCCTCAAACACAAGTCGTTGTCGGCCGGCGTTGAGGTTGGCCAACCGGAGTGGCTCTCCACTCCCGCAGCCCGTAACGAGATTGCTGCCCGGTGGGAAGTGCTGAGGCCGCTGGTGGAATGGGTCGGCGTTCACGCGGCGCCGTAATGGCGCTGGTGTTGGCGGGAACGCGCAAAAGCGCCCGGAAACCGATGGTTCCCGGGCGCTTCATGGAGCGACTTCTGGAGCTAACGAGTGCAGCTGTCTGACAAGCTGCCGCGATTGGTTTAGACCTTCGTGTAGCTGTCTTCGTCCTCGTCGCCGTCGACCTGGCGGCTTCCGGGAGCACCGTTCACGGAGGCCTTGGCCGCAGCGAACTTCTCATTGAGCCGTGAGTGGCGCTGGCCGTAGGAGAAGTAGATGACCATGCCAATGACCAGCCAGATCGCGAAGAAGATCCAGGTTTCCACAGCCAGGTTCGTCATCAGGTAAAGGCAGAGGATTGCTGAGACCCACGGCAAGACCTTGCCGAACGGAACGCGGAAGGCGGGCTTGAGGTCCGGGCGCTTCTTGCGCAGCACCAGGATGCCCAGGCTCACCATCACGAACGCAGACAGCGTTCCGATGTTGATCATTTCCTCGAGCAGGTCCACCTTCGTTACGCCGGCCACCAGGGCTACGGCCGCACCGCAGATGATCTGCAAACGGGCCGGCGTGGAACGCTTTTCGCTGGTTTTGGACAGCGAACGTGGCAGGAGTCCGTCGCGGCTCATTGCCAGGACCACGCGGGACAGGCCCATCAGCAGCACCATGATCACGGTGGTCAAGCCCACCAGGGAACCGAAGGCGATGATCTTGGCAGCATCAGTGTTGCCCACGGCTTCGAAAGCTGTGGTCAGGGTGGGGTTCTTCACCTCGGCCAATTGTGTGTAGGAAACCATGCCAGTCAGCGCAAGGGAGACCAGGATGTACAGCAGCGTCACTACGGCAAGGCCACCGAAGATGCCCCGGGGAAGGGTCTTCTGCGGGTTCTTGACCTCTTCTGCGGAGGTCGCCACTACGTCGAAGCCGATAAAGGCGAAGAAGACCAAGGCTGCGCCGGCGAAGACGCCCAGGGTTCCATACTGGGCCGGAGCGGCGCCTGTGAGGAAGCCGAAGAAGGACTGCTTCATAACGTCGGCGGCGCCGGAGTCGGTGGGCTCGGAGGCTGGAATGAAGGGGGTGTAGTTGGAGAACTTCACGTAGCTGAAACCAACCACGATCACGAACAGCACCACCGCAATCTTGATCAACGTAAAGACGTTGCCGACGCGGGCGGACAGCTTTGTCCCCAGCACCAGCAGCACTGTGAAGATCGCAACAATGAGGAACGCACCCCAGTAGAGGTCAACGCCGGCTACCTGGATTGACGGTGGCATCTCCACGCCCATCAAGCCAAAGACCGTACTGAGGTAGATGCCCCAGTACTTGGCGATCACGGCTGCGGCGGTGAAGAGTTCAAGGATGAGGTTCCAGCCAATGATCCACGCAAGGACTTCGCCCATGGTGGCGTACGTGAAGACGTAGGCGGAGCCTGCCACGGGGATCGCCGTGGCGAACTCGGCGTAGCACATGATGGCCAAAGCACAGGTGACAGCTGCAATGGCAAAGCTAATGGTGACGGCGGGGCCGGCAAAGTTGGCAGCGGCCTTGGCGCCGACGGAGAAGATACCGGCGCCGACAGCAACGGCGACGCCCATGATCATGAGGTCCCAGGTGCTCAGGCTGCGCTTGAGCTTGCGACCGGGTTCGTCGGCATCGGCGATCGACTGCTCGATTGACTTGGTCCTGAAAATGTTCATAAAAATGCCACATTCTGGATGGGAGTGGTATAGGACTCATCAAGAATAGTGTCCGGCCAATGGACGGCCATATTTATCCCAGATAGTGAGACGCCTACGCAATTCCCGTGACAGGTGTGGCTGGTGTGATGAAGGCACGTAGCGTCGATCACACCAGCCAGCCACCCTAAATGCTGGGCACGTCCCAGTCCATGAGGGTTGAACGGATCAGGAACCGCTTCCCTTCGGGAGACTCAACGGAGAACCCACTCCCCCGGCCCGGAACCACATCTACGGTGAGGTGGGTGTGGGACCAGTAGTTGAACTGTTCCTTGGACATCCAAAACTCGAGAGGCTGTGGCTCGCCGCCGATTCCAATGTCGAACCTGCCAAGGAGGATATCGGAGTCGCCGGTCAGGAACTCCCCCGCCGGGTAGCACATGGGGGCGGAGCCGTCGCAGCAGCCGCCCGACTGATGGAACATGAGAGGCCCATGCTGGTCCCAAAGCTTACGGAGCAGTTCCACGGACACCGCAGTGAGCGCCACCCGGGAGAAGTCTTCCCCGGGCAGCGTCACCGCGGCTTCCAAGCCGTTGGGATTCATCAGAACTTCAGCACCACACGGCCGTCGATCTTGGCGTGCTTCATCTCGTCAAAGACCGCGTTGACCTCGGAGAGCTCCCGGGTAGAGACCGTTGGCTTGATCTTTCCCTGGGCGTAGAATTCCAGCGCCTCTTCAAGATCCTGCCTTGTGCCCACGATCGAGCCGCGGACGGTCAGGCCCTTGAGGACGATCTCGAAGATGGGCGCCGGGAAGTCTCCTGGTGGCAACCCGTTGAAGACGATCGTTCCGCCACGACGAGCCATACCGATCGCTTGTCCAAAGGCCGACGGGTGCACGGCCGTCACCAGGACTCCGTGGCAACCGCCGGTTTCCCGCTGAATGACTTCCGCCGGGTCCTCGTGGAGGGCGTTGACCGTCAGTTCGGCGCCGTGCTCGCGGGCCAGAGCCAGCTTGTCGTCGGCAATGTCCACGGCAACCACGCGAAGCCCCATGGCCACCGCGTACTGAACCGCGATGTGGCCCAGTCCGCCGATCCCGGAAATAGTGACCCATTGTCCCGGCCTGGCTTCCGTCATCTTGAGGCCCTTGTAGACCGTGACGCCGGCGCACAGGACGGGCGCCACTTCCACGGGGTCCGAGCCCTCCGGAATCCGAGCGGCAAAGCGTGTGTCCACCAGCATGTACTCACCGAACGAGCCATCCACGCTGTAGCCACCGTTCTGCTGGGACTCGCACAGGGTTTCCCACCCGGTCCGGCAGTACTGGCAGTCACCGCAGGCAGACCAAAGCCAGGCATTGCCCACCAGGTCGCCGACAGCAACATCCGTGACACCCTCGCCGAGGGCCACTACTTCTCCCACACCTTCATGGCCCGGGATAAACGGTGGCGTCGGCTTGACCGGCCAGTCGCCTTCGGCGGCGTGCAGGTCGGTGTGACATACCCCCGAGGTGATGAGGCGGACCAGCGCCTGGCCGGGACCCGGCGTCGGCCTTTCCACTTCCTTGATCTCGAGGTCGGTACCGAACTTGGTGACGACTGCAGCTTGCATGGTGGTCATTGACGATCTCCTTTGATCGGTAGACAAGACGGTTTAGAAGAAGCCGAGCTTGTTCTCGTTGTAGCTGACCAGGAGGTTCTTGGTCTGCTGGTAGTGGTCCAGCATCATGGCGTGGTTCTCACGGCCAATACCTGAGGACTTGTAGCCGCCGAACGCAGCCCCTGCCGGGTAGGCGTGGTAGTTGTTGACCCACACGCGGCCGGCCTGGATTTCCCGGCCTGCGCGGTAGGCGACGTTTCCATTGCGCGACCAGACTCCGGCACCCAAGCCGTAGAGAGTGTCGTTGGCGATGCCGATGGCGTCGTTGTAGTCGCTGAACTTGGTGACGGACACCACCGGGCCGAAGATCTCCTCCTGGAAGATCCGCATCCGGTTGTGGCCTTCGAAAATGGTGGGCTGCACGTAGTAGCCGCCTGCCAGGTCACCCGAAAGCTCCGCCCGGGCACCACCGGTGAGCACCTTGGCGCCCTCCTGCTTTCCAATGTCGATGTAGGACAGGATCTTCTCCAGTTGGTCGTTGGAGGCCTGGGCTCCAACCTGGGTGTCGGTGTCCAGCGGGTTGCCCTGGATGATCTTGCTGGTCCTGGCCGTGACGTCGGCCATGAAGGAGTCGTAGATGCCTTCCTGGACCAGGGCGCGGGATGGGCAGGTGCAGACTTCGCCTTGGTTGAAGGCAAAGAGCGTGAATCCTTCCTGGGCCTTGTCGTAGAAGGCATCGTTCTGGTCGGCGACGTCATCGAAGAAGATGTTCGGGCTCTTGCCGCCCAGTTCCAGCGTGACCGGAATGAGGTTGTTCGACGCGTACTGGCTGATCAAACGGCCAGTGGTGGTCTCACCCGTAAAAGCGATCTTGCGGATCCGGGAGCTGGAAGCCAGCGGCTTTCCGGCCTCAACACCGAAGCCGTTCACGACGTTCACCACGCCGGCCGGAAGGAGGTCTCCGATGAGTTCCATGAGGACCAGGATGGACGTCGGCGTCTGCTCGGCGGGCTTGAGCACCACGGCGTTGCCGGCGGCGAGCGCGGGTGCCAGCTTCCAGACCGCCATGAGGATGGGGAAGTTCCAAGGGATGATCTGGCCAACAACGCCCAGCGGCTCCTTGAAGTGGTAAGCCGTGGTGTCCTCGTCAAGCTGGGACAGGTGGCCTTCCTGCGCCCGGACGGCGGAGGCGAAGTAGCGGAAGTGGTCCGCTGCCAACGGGATGTCGGCGTTAAGGGTCTCGCGGACCGGTTTGCCGTTGTCCCAGGTCTCAGCAACCGCGAGGAGCTCCACGTTCTCGTCAATGCGGTCGGCGATCTTGTTCAGGATGGCTGCTCGCTCGGTGGCGGAGGTCTTGCCCCATGAGGGTGCAACCTTGTGGGCGGCGTCCAGCGCCAGCTCGATGTCCTCGGCG includes the following:
- a CDS encoding potassium channel family protein, translating into MTQARYRDLVEWPLMATALIFLTAYAWQVIGRVDGAAAVPFEVVLWITWGIFALDYFVNLWLAEDRMRWFLWNLHELLIVVLPFFRPLRLLRLVTLLSVLQRTVGETLRGRVATYVAGAAAMLILIGALAVLDVEQNDPAAKILNFGDAAWWAVTTITTVGYGDLYPVTPIGRIVAAALMMSGIAVLGIVTASIASWLVQRIEENAEGVAAAAEEKAVAAEEPVRAEMADLVTEIAALRMEIAELREATAVRQTTEFGREREV
- a CDS encoding YajQ family cyclic di-GMP-binding protein, giving the protein MAGESTFDVVSKVDKQEVANALNQSQKEIAQRYDFKGVGAEIDFSGEKILMKANSEDRVLAVLDVFQSKLIKRGISLKSLDQGEPFPSGKEFRLECTIKEGIAQDIAKKINKIIRDEAPKSVKSQIQGDELRVTSKSRDDLQETMNILKKFEEADLQFVNFRS
- the htpX gene encoding zinc metalloprotease HtpX, producing MHKHNNGLKTAALFGVLWAVLLGLGALIAAGTRSTTPIWIMALIGVGTTAYGYWNSDKIAIRSMAAYPVTESQAPHLYQIVRELSVRANKPMPRIYLSPTMTPNAFATGRNPKNAAVCCTEGILHLLDARELRGVLGHELMHVYNRDILTSSVAAAVAGVITSVGQMLLIFGSGDRRNANPLATIAMALLAPFAASLIQMAISRTREYDADEDGAELTGDPLALASALRKIESGVTQLPLPQDQKLVNASHLMIANPFRGGGMRRMFSTHPPMNERISRLEQMAGRPLS
- a CDS encoding MFS transporter, translated to MAKLLADITPLKESPAFRRLWLGASVAAIGTQLTLVAVSLEVYRLTQESFYVGLLGIFALVPLVIAGLYGGSISDAYDRRKVAIIASLVLWATTAGLALQAWLEIGNIWILYALVAIQSGAQGINGPARSAIIPLLVRKDLLPAANALSMLTFGLSMTAGPLLAGVLVATIGFGWTYTIDVISFTFALWGLFKLPPLPPSKDAVRPGLRSVVEGFRFLGTRPNVRMTFIIDLIAMICAQPRALMPAIGAVMIGGGETTVGVLLASTAVGAFLAGLFSGPLGRVRRQGSAVVWSVVGWGASIAGFGLVVLLAGDSGRDGVTPWLIPAALCCALAGISDSVSAVFRTTILQSATPDHLRGRLQGVFIVVVAGGPRVGDMLAGGVTQFLSEGGVLLIGGLLCIVLAWLASRFQPGFVAYDAKHPVP
- a CDS encoding Fur family transcriptional regulator; this translates as MTDHTAEQAEWAAALHAHGRRVTKQRLAVLAAVQHHPHSPAEGILAAARKELPELTAQSVYVVLSDLTDLQMLRRFEPPHSPALYETRVGDNHHHAVCISCGKVEDVDCAVGHAPCLTPHWDENSKPMTIQIADVLYQGICQDCQSKQQLPVTSVTQK
- a CDS encoding catalase, translated to MTAISTTQSGAPVTSDAHSKSVGADGAIILTDHYLVEKLAQFNRERVPERVVHAKGGGAFGTFKTTSDVSAYTKAAFLQPGVETDMLIRFSSVAGENGSPDTWRDPRGFAVKFYTSEGNYDLVGNNTPVFFIRDGIKFPDFIHSQKRLPGSHLRDADMQWDFWTLSPESAHQVTWLMGDRGLPASWREMQGYGSHTYQWINAAGERFWVKYHFKSNQGVKTITGDQAEQLAGSDADFYIRDLQENIDAGNFPSWELHVQVMPYEDAKTYRFNPFDLTKVWPHSDYPLIHVGTMELNKNPENYFAQIEQATFAPSNFVPGIAASPDKMLQARIFSYADAHRYRVGTNHAQIPVNQPKNQVNNYSQDGQGRYLFNSPSTPVYAPNSVGGPAAVEPTSPAGGWENDGELTLSAHTLHAEDDDFGQAGTLYREVYDDAAKARLLDTITGAVGGVKNADIKERAIQYWTNVDSDLGAKLRANLGAGQTESDAEAANKL
- a CDS encoding DUF2461 domain-containing protein, which gives rise to MTTFEGIPTAAFRFYAELEENNNREWWLEHKTTYDAEVKEPLTVLLSELEPQFGPAKIFRPNRDIRFSQDKSPYKTAQGAFAATQEGVGFYVQISADGLLIGGGYHSHTPAQLARFRAAVDAPDSGLELQEIVGAVAAAGFAIEGEKLKTVPRGFDKDHPRGELLKHKSLSAGVEVGQPEWLSTPAARNEIAARWEVLRPLVEWVGVHAAP